Proteins found in one Cyprinus carpio isolate SPL01 chromosome B10, ASM1834038v1, whole genome shotgun sequence genomic segment:
- the map3k1 gene encoding mitogen-activated protein kinase kinase kinase 1 isoform X2 yields the protein METHTGPPLAPHPAATCGYTAPNGRDMESKETLRGLQKMEDRPEERLIREKLKATCMPTWKSEWLERRSRRGPMVVKPIPLRADGTEAGSDNHSSSSSQSRGHRSPSPGPSSSSSSSTKTAGKPDSPGLRRRRASPVPSGRVTPPRRAPSPDGFSPYSPEETNRRVNKVMRARLYLLQQIGPNSFLIGGDSPDNKFRVFIGPQTCSCGRGTFCIHVLFVMLRVFQLEPSDPLLWRKTLKNFEVESLFQKYHSRRSSRIKAPSRSTIQKFVSRMSNSHTTCTSNASPSSNESSMKDEEEQMCPICLLDMLDEESLTVCEEGCRNKLHHHCMSIWAEECRRNHDPLICPLCRAKWKSHDFYSYEAPSTVESTTNRSQSQTAASSSMSSSLHTESSRTGQESDLSLPQYGVQHIPQTYTELAEPWIKVFGLELVGCLFSRNWNIREMALRRLSHDVSGALLLANGEHSLAGAGAGLGTAAGEVSGDVVVESCCSVLSMVCADPVYKVYVAALKTLRAMLVYTPCHSVSERTRLQQLLRPVVETILLKCADANSRTSQLSVSTLLELCKGQMGELAVGREILKAGSIGIGGVDYVLNCILGSKTEANNWQALLGRLCLIDRLLLEFPAEFYPHIVSGGDCNQAQNVVERYQKLLPLLSFALQSIDNSHSMVGKLSRRVFLSAARMVARVPHVFVKLLDMLNITSSTHYTRMRRRLLAIAEEMDILDAIHLGLDDLQTGHSSHSSAFLGPAAPHNSPCTTERSSPTPDLQQPTAKVALSGQASSAPVDDITERLSNVVTSPAEFPKPPVQPRNRPVSQCLNSPSSGQPPNLPSLSMANASAFPPENPKALPQSFMPSKLTQSSLNTQCKLPLQRGLNGGVCKEPEKLPSPVFTQARPLSQIHRPRPSRPCPAASSEGAKALSPGSKSNMKLDLQEIRSRDDVVCSGGSAFIPSEDSVFTPVEEKIPGLDASADLSSSMEDLLETSIPAANSTVTFQSEVAVLSPEQANTSDDTYSEDVTQNQKCKEKMEAEEEEALAVIMAMSESQDALPVIPQLQVEKEEDVIIIQVDTPETLPGHTKAKQPYREGKEWLKGQQIGLGAFSSCYQAQDVGTGTLMAVKQVTYVRNTSSEQEEVVEALREEIRMMGLLNHPNIIRMLGATCEKNNYNLFVEWMAGGSVSHLLNKYGAFKEGVVINYTEQLLRGLAYLHENQIIHRDIKGANLLIDSTGQRLRIADFGAAARLASKGTGAGEFQGQLLGTIAFMAPEVLRGQQYGRSCDVWSVGCAIIEMSCAKPPWNAEKHSNHLALIFKIASATTAPTIPPHLSPGLRDVTLRCLELQPSDRSPSRELLKHPIFRHSW from the exons ATGGAGACCCACACCGGCCCACCTCTCGCTCCTCATCCTGCCGCCACATGTGGATACACAGCGCCAAATGG TCGAGACATGGAGAGCAAGGAGACTCTGCGAGGTCTGCAGAAGATGGAGGACCGGCCAGAAGAGCGTTTGATCCGAGAGAAGCTCAAGGCCACCTGTATGCCCACCTGGAAGAGCGAGTGGCTGGAGAGGCGGAGCAGGAGAGGCCCGATG GTAGTGAAGCCCATTCCTCTGAGAGCAGACGGCACTGAGGCGGGAAGCGACAATCACAGCTCATCTTCCTCTCAGAGCAGGGGTCATCGCAGCCCTTCACCTGGaccttcctcttcttcatcatcctccACTAAGACCGCTGGGAAGCCTGATTCTCCTGGCCTGCGCAGACGGAGAGCCTCTCCGGTGCCT AGTGGGAGGGTGACGCCCCCTCGGAGAGCTCCTTCGCCTGATGGCTTTTCCCCATATAGTCCAGAGGAGACCAACCGCAGGGTCAACAAGGTCATGAGAGCCCGCCTCTACCTGTTGCAGCAGATCGGACCTAACTCGTTCTTGATCGGTGGAGACAGTCCTGACAACAAATTCCGGGTGTTCATTGGTCCACAG ACGTGTAGCTGTGGGCGAGGGACGTTCTGCATCCACGTGCTCTTCGTCATGCTCCGAGTCTTTCAGCTGGAGCCGTCAGACCCTCTGCTGTGGAGGAAGACCCTGAAGAACTTTGAG GTGGAGAGCTTGTTTCAGAAGTACCACAGTCGCCGCAGCTCGCGCATCAAAGCTCCCTCACGCAGCACCATCCAGAAGTTTGTCTCTCGCATGTCCAACTCTCACACGACGTGTACCTCCAACGCCTCCCCATCCAGCAACGAAAGCAG CATGAAGGATGAGGAGGAGCAGATGTGCCCTATCTGTCTGTTGGACATGCTAGATGAGGAAAGTCTGACAGTGTGTGAAGAGGGCTGCAGAAACAAACTCCACCATCACTGCATGTCTATAT GGGCCGAGGAGTGCCGGAGAAATCACGACCCGTTAATCTGCCCTCTGTGTAGAGCCAAGTGGAAGTCTCATGATTTTTACAG TTATGAAGCACCATCTACAGTGGAAAGCACAACAAACCGCTCCCAGAGTCAAACAGCTGCTTCTTCTTCAATGTCTTCATCTCTTCATACCGAGAGCTCGAGAACGGGACAGGAGAGCGACCTCTCGCTCCCACAGTATGGAGTGCAGCACATCCCACAGACGTACACAGAGCTCGCCGAACCCTGGATCAAG GTGTTTGGTTTGGAGTTGGTCGGCTGTCTCTTTTCCCGAAACTGGAACATCAGAGAAATGGCTCTTCGGCGGCTGTCACATGACGTGAGCGGCGCCCTCCTCTTAGCCAATGGCGAGCATTCATTGGCCGGGGCGGGTGCGGGGCTTGGGACAGCTGCAGGGGAGGTGTCCGGAGACGTGGTGGTGGAGTCCTGCTGTAGCGTGCTCTCCATGGTCTGCGCTGACCCCGTCTACAAAGTCTATGTGGCAGCACTG aAAACCCTGCGAGCGATGCTGGTCTACACCCCCTGTCACTCTGTGTCCGAGCGGACGCGATTACAGCAGCTGCTGCGGCCCGTGGTGGAGACCATCCTGCTCAAGTGTGCAGACGCTAAC AGTCGCACCAGTCAGCTGTCCGTCTCCACTCTGCTGGAACTGTGCAAAGGGCAGATGGGGGAGCTCGCTGTGGGAAGAGAAATCCTCAAAGCAG GCTCTATTGGTATTGGTGGAGTTGACTATGTCCTGAACTGTATCTTGGGCTCTAAAACGGAGGCCAATAACTGGCAAGCACTGCTGGGTCGGCTGTGTCTGATCGACAGGCTCTTACTGGAGTTTCCTGCTGAATTCTACCCTCATATCGTATCTGGTGGAGACTGCAACCAGGCCCAAAACGTTGTGGAGAG GTATCAGAAGCTGCTGCCTCTTCTGAGTTTCGCGCTGCAGTCCATCGATAACTCTCACTCCATGGTGGGTAAACTCTCTCGCCGGGTCTTCCTGAGCGCCGCTCGTATGGTAGCGCGTGTGCCTCATGTCTTCGTTAAGCTCCTGGACATGCTCAACATCACCAGCTCCACTCACTACACCCGCATGCGCCGGCGTCTCCTGGCCATCGCAGAGGAGATGGACATCCTGGACGCCATCCATCTGGGACTAGACGACCTACAGACTGGGCACAGTTCCCACTCCAGCGCTTTCCTCGGACCTGCAGCCCCCCATAACTCCCCGTGCACGACCGAAAGAAGCTCTCCCACCCCTGATCTACAGCAGCCCACCGCCAAGGTGGCGCTTTCAGGTCAAGCCAGTTCTGCTCCTGTGGACGATATAACAGAGAGACTCTCAAACGTCGTCACAAGCCCTGCTGAGTTTCCAAAGCCCCCCGTTCAACCCCGAAACAGACCCGTGAGTCAGTGTTTGAACTCCCCCTCATCCGGTCAACCCCCAAACCTTCCTTCTCTGTCCATGGCCAACGCCTCAGCCTTCCCTCCAGAAAACCCCAAAGCCCTGCCACAGAGTTTTATGCCCAGCAAACTCACCCAGTCCTCACTGAATACCCAGTGTAAGTTGCCTCTGCAGAGGGGACTAAACGGAGGCGTCTGTAAGGAGCCGGAGAAGCTGCCTTCGCCCGTGTTTACCCAAGCTCGACCACTAAGTCAGATCCACCGGCCCAGACCCTCTCGCCCCTGTCCCGCTGCCTCATCCGAAGGAGCTAAAGCTTTAAGCCCAGGATCGAAGAGCAACATGAAACTGGACCTTCAGGAGATCCGGTCCAGAGACGACGTGGTCTGCAGCGGCGGATCCGCTTTCATCCCCAGCGAGGACTCGGTATTCACTCCAGTGGAGGAGAAGATTCCCGGTCTGGACGCCTCGGCCGATCTCAGCTCCAGCATGGAGGACCTGTTGGAAACCTCCATCCCCGCGGCAAACAGCACAGTCACCTTTCAGTCTGAAGTGGCGGTGCTGTCACCAGAGCAGGCGAACACGAGCGACGACACGTACAGCGAAGACGTGACCCAGAACCAGAAGTGCAAGGAGAAGATGGAAGCTGAGGAAGAGGAGGCGCTGGCGGTGATCATGGCCATGTCTGAGTCACAAGACGCCTTGCCTGTCATCCCACAGTTACAGGTGGAGAAAGAAGAGGACGTGATCATTATTCAGGTGGAT ACACCAGAGACTCTGCCTGGTCATACCAAAGCAAAGCAGCCATACAGGGAGGGCAAGGAATGGCTCAAAGGTCAGCAGATTGGCCTGGGTGCCTTCTCGTCATGTTACCAGGCTCAGGATGTGGGCACTGGCACTCTGATGGCTGTCAAACAG GTGACGTATGTGAGGAACACCTCCTCAGAGCAGGAAGAGGTGGTGGAGGCACTACGAGAGGAGATCCGCATGATGGGCCTCCTCAACCACCCCAACATCATCCGGATGCTCGGGGCAACCTGTGAGAAGAACAACTACAACCTGTTTGTGGAGTGGATGGCAG GTGGCTCTGTGTCTCATCTCTTAAATAAGTATGGTGCCTTTAAGGAGGGTGTGGTCATCAACTACACCGAGCAGCTTCTACGAGGTCTGGCTTACCTCCACGAGAACCAGATCATCCACCGTGACATCAAAG GTGCCAATCTACTAATAGACAGCACGGGCCAGAGGTTGAGGATAGCTGATTTTGGGGCAGCGGCGCGTCTGGCTTCAAAAGGCACCGGTGCGGGGGAGTTTCAGGGTCAGCTCCTGGGAACCATTGCCTTCATGGCTCCTGAG GTGCTGAGAGGGCAGCAGTACGGTCGCAGCTGTGATGTCTGGAGTGTGGGCTGTGCTATTATAGAGATGTCCTGTGCGAAGCCGCCCTGGAATGCAGAGAAACACTCCAACCACCTGGCACTCATCTTCAAG ATCGCCAGCGCTACCACAGCGCCCACGATCCCGCCCCACCTGTCTCCAGGCCTGCGGGACGTCACCCTGCGCTGCCTGGAGCTCCAGCCCTCCGACCGGTCGCCCTCCAGAGAGCTGTTGAAGCATCCCATCTTCCGCCACAGCTGGTAG